A single Salmo salar chromosome ssa19, Ssal_v3.1, whole genome shotgun sequence DNA region contains:
- the LOC106579555 gene encoding translocon-associated protein subunit alpha isoform X1 has product MMTFLPKLLLLVLLAFPATIIMKGPLVAAQDATEDEEAADEDAVEDVDVNDEDDEAEVEDDENTELTEEKEEEEEEAVGGDVKASPNADTTILFVKGDDFPANDIVKFLMGFTNKGSDNFVVESLDASFRYPQDFQFYIQNFTALQLGVVVPAGRQATFEYSFIPAEPMGGRPFGLVINLNYKDSNGNLFQDAVFNQTVTITEREDALDGETIFMYVFLSGLGLLVVVGLHQLLESRKRRRPAAKVEMGTSSHNDVDMSWIPQETLNQIMQSRRDKASPRRSPRKRTQKRSAGSDE; this is encoded by the exons ATGATGACATTTCTTCCTAAACTGCTTTTGCTAGTATTACTAGCTTTCCCGGCAACGATTATCATGAAAG GGCCATTGGTGGCAGCCCAGGATGCTACTGAGGATGAGGAGGCAGCTGATGAAGATGCTGTGGAGGATGTTGATGTGAACGATGAAGATGACGAGGCCGAAGTTGAAGATGATGAAAATACGGAATTG ACGGAagaaaaagaggaagaggaggaggaagccgTAGGAGGAGATGTGAAAGCCTCCCCCAATGCTGACACCACCATCCTCTTCGTCAAGGGAGATG ACTTCCCAGCCAACGACATTGTGAAGTTCCTGATGGGCTTTACCAACAAAGGCAGCGACAACTTTGTGGTGGAGTCGCTGGACGCATCCTTCCGCTACCCGCAGGACTTCCAGTTTTACATCCAGAACTTCACAGCCCTGCAGCTGGGCGTAGTGGTGCCTGCCGGGCGCCAGGCCACGTTTGAGTACTCTTTCATCCCCGCCGAGCCCATGGGCGGGCGCCCCTTCGGCCTGGTTATCAACCTCAACTACAAGGACAGTAAC GGTAACTTGTTCCAGGATGCTGTGTTCAACCAGACCGTGACCATCACCGAGAGAGAGGACGCACTGGACGGAGAGAC GATCTTCATGTATGTGTTCCTGTCTGGATTGGGTCTGCTGGTGGTGGTAGGCCTTCATCAGCTGCTAGAGTCCAGAAAG AGGAGGCGGCCAGCTGCCAAGGTGGAGATGGGCACTTCTAGCCACAACGATGTGGACATGAGCTGGATTCCCCAGGAGACCCTTAACCAGATCA TGCAGAGTCGGCGAG ACAAGGCTTCCCCCAGACGATCTCCCCGCAAGCGGACACAGAAGCGCTCTGCTGGTTCGGACGAGTGA
- the LOC106579555 gene encoding translocon-associated protein subunit alpha isoform X2, translating into MMTFLPKLLLLVLLAFPATIIMKGPLVAAQDATEDEEAADEDAVEDVDVNDEDDEAEVEDDENTELTEEKEEEEEEAVGGDVKASPNADTTILFVKGDDFPANDIVKFLMGFTNKGSDNFVVESLDASFRYPQDFQFYIQNFTALQLGVVVPAGRQATFEYSFIPAEPMGGRPFGLVINLNYKDSNGNLFQDAVFNQTVTITEREDALDGETIFMYVFLSGLGLLVVVGLHQLLESRKRRRPAAKVEMGTSSHNDVDMSWIPQETLNQINKASPRRSPRKRTQKRSAGSDE; encoded by the exons ATGATGACATTTCTTCCTAAACTGCTTTTGCTAGTATTACTAGCTTTCCCGGCAACGATTATCATGAAAG GGCCATTGGTGGCAGCCCAGGATGCTACTGAGGATGAGGAGGCAGCTGATGAAGATGCTGTGGAGGATGTTGATGTGAACGATGAAGATGACGAGGCCGAAGTTGAAGATGATGAAAATACGGAATTG ACGGAagaaaaagaggaagaggaggaggaagccgTAGGAGGAGATGTGAAAGCCTCCCCCAATGCTGACACCACCATCCTCTTCGTCAAGGGAGATG ACTTCCCAGCCAACGACATTGTGAAGTTCCTGATGGGCTTTACCAACAAAGGCAGCGACAACTTTGTGGTGGAGTCGCTGGACGCATCCTTCCGCTACCCGCAGGACTTCCAGTTTTACATCCAGAACTTCACAGCCCTGCAGCTGGGCGTAGTGGTGCCTGCCGGGCGCCAGGCCACGTTTGAGTACTCTTTCATCCCCGCCGAGCCCATGGGCGGGCGCCCCTTCGGCCTGGTTATCAACCTCAACTACAAGGACAGTAAC GGTAACTTGTTCCAGGATGCTGTGTTCAACCAGACCGTGACCATCACCGAGAGAGAGGACGCACTGGACGGAGAGAC GATCTTCATGTATGTGTTCCTGTCTGGATTGGGTCTGCTGGTGGTGGTAGGCCTTCATCAGCTGCTAGAGTCCAGAAAG AGGAGGCGGCCAGCTGCCAAGGTGGAGATGGGCACTTCTAGCCACAACGATGTGGACATGAGCTGGATTCCCCAGGAGACCCTTAACCAGATCA ACAAGGCTTCCCCCAGACGATCTCCCCGCAAGCGGACACAGAAGCGCTCTGCTGGTTCGGACGAGTGA
- the LOC106579555 gene encoding translocon-associated protein subunit alpha isoform X3 translates to MMTFLPKLLLLVLLAFPATIIMKGPLVAAQDATEDEEAADEDAVEDVDVNDEDDEAEVEDDENTELTEEKEEEEEEAVGGDVKASPNADTTILFVKGDDFPANDIVKFLMGFTNKGSDNFVVESLDASFRYPQDFQFYIQNFTALQLGVVVPAGRQATFEYSFIPAEPMGGRPFGLVINLNYKDSNGNLFQDAVFNQTVTITEREDALDGETIFMYVFLSGLGLLVVVGLHQLLESRKVEHSESQKRIRASTTTFLRNMEVDRERGGFGFSYFVEKQE, encoded by the exons ATGATGACATTTCTTCCTAAACTGCTTTTGCTAGTATTACTAGCTTTCCCGGCAACGATTATCATGAAAG GGCCATTGGTGGCAGCCCAGGATGCTACTGAGGATGAGGAGGCAGCTGATGAAGATGCTGTGGAGGATGTTGATGTGAACGATGAAGATGACGAGGCCGAAGTTGAAGATGATGAAAATACGGAATTG ACGGAagaaaaagaggaagaggaggaggaagccgTAGGAGGAGATGTGAAAGCCTCCCCCAATGCTGACACCACCATCCTCTTCGTCAAGGGAGATG ACTTCCCAGCCAACGACATTGTGAAGTTCCTGATGGGCTTTACCAACAAAGGCAGCGACAACTTTGTGGTGGAGTCGCTGGACGCATCCTTCCGCTACCCGCAGGACTTCCAGTTTTACATCCAGAACTTCACAGCCCTGCAGCTGGGCGTAGTGGTGCCTGCCGGGCGCCAGGCCACGTTTGAGTACTCTTTCATCCCCGCCGAGCCCATGGGCGGGCGCCCCTTCGGCCTGGTTATCAACCTCAACTACAAGGACAGTAAC GGTAACTTGTTCCAGGATGCTGTGTTCAACCAGACCGTGACCATCACCGAGAGAGAGGACGCACTGGACGGAGAGAC GATCTTCATGTATGTGTTCCTGTCTGGATTGGGTCTGCTGGTGGTGGTAGGCCTTCATCAGCTGCTAGAGTCCAGAAAG GTTGAACACAGTGAGAGTCAGAAAAGGATTCGAGCTAGTACCACTACTTTTCTGAGGAACATGGAGGTAGACAGGGAAAGAGGCGGGTTCGGTTTCAGCTATTTTGTTGAAAAGCAAGAATGA